In Hallerella succinigenes, the following are encoded in one genomic region:
- the sprA gene encoding cell surface protein SprA, with protein MKRLLAVFTLLAALSSAQETADSTVSKNSSSSANSAVQYIPLPPNVTPLSDIAPKSGIGQSSSLMKPPRNEKYEHNIDFENREMEVKKSYVNPLSRDTMELWSSNYPEIATYVTDMYAAGFNRLWTNSFAGQSSGGYSEPESGTLYDIDIPINMPSWMKDFGFDKPKLMLQGTMDIRLSGRGEKDDAPGSTKDNLFPSPTLSYDPSFMVKGKIGPYITVEVNNVESGLGAKNQIRVVYEESYKDEFEDYILQRIEAGTTSLALPGTELTGYSENHKGLFGIKAEWKLGDWWLTTIASQDGGSQEKYTINASSSTTEFQIQDKQFIAYRYYFLNHEARDNYISNGLAGRSTSNYTATNLKLYKRAPTNTTTDVVEKVTAVYTTTSGARIEKVIDRLVPMSSNDYSYDSKTGIVKVLGASKNTLIAASWSDDGTGRMGTTISHGSRVVLIQWDATLSELTDIDKLMLRNVYSIGISDESASSFVLRAKNKAGVSGTYLKTLGLLDTTTNTILTGDATIFKKDASGSYTGEMWLPCRPLSWYSGANSSARARENCLEPFRNVDSSAAMAKLYTLPVSNLGTKFTNRFYFESVGKRRNSVISVRDPSSSYSVNSGSCMDISEGSEKLKSGSTVLTRGVDYDVNYELGTIELLSETALDPNKEITVEFECEPLFEIDNKVLLGARAELPLTRYGFGEGSLFGITALYKSQSTTASTPTLGSEPYSSFLWGMNLRLQDTTQWMTDLVNMIPGIDTKATSNWRFETEFASSYHNANTSGDQTALLEDFESSESGLVYPLTRLSWYPASPPGGVDTGPSTYIENQDYKHKGEFIWHSNNSVLYKNIYPTVGNSDVDNQRLTVLKMTLRPNDNLAGNSWGGVMRPNSSYYQDLSDMRYVEVVARGNVGSLYLDLGLVSEDLSINGEAPNGEYDGENDLGTTTALHDKGLDGVSGSEETLTIWDCRMNGCVSTTKTSANSDATNTDIARDNFDDDLDDESDPPVSINGTEGNAGTRAYDTEDINKNGSLDTDISFVRYRIDLTDEDDANFETLKNGWRKWKIPLDQFDTIVSATGESYLTILAQAQFSRLWMGKINNGVAEAKVQIVNLGVMGNSWQTSDVASKFKTTSSGNSQTAIVDGSEVEIKAETSSSDTTYLNVSTLNNRENSGTYYKSPNTATERDAETNAALKETALVLKYQNLSPGQSVGATRVFDSDEKDLTKYKMLKMEIHYETEASKTPVRFALQFGEGSLDGSTDYYEWSFRPVKINCTAAEREADCHERNWLANAFAQKLSAFSNLKKGRRPPYLDAVVDSIGGDREEVLKLVGNPSTTSVDWIRFVIIADEDASPADLEGEFWIDDLRLSEMDTDWGYAFRTAGQANFADFLSVSASARYQDGNFATLSTTGTSPKPALSDAASTLDLAADASVNWNKFLPDDEGFHMPMSVGYSSTTKRPYLKPTDDLELSHDNLGDFAKDVWDGKLVVENADDEEKLRSNAESQGYQSFNRTRRFSFSYSKDYKMQSSPIKEVLSQIFLERLAWSYSYTETESRSTTAADSTYSYHTIIEYSLGTFSRFNYKPFDFLKKSAWAKSFADASFEPWPQTVDLTLFDLNYIRYVNQERDPDFAEPQVEKSTTYTIDLTHKANIRWNIFPFLTTSYSLNITRDMFGGGDQKDFAKENFWTTKNGGLFAVDDIFDFDHTDRKIYVSPDSVVVIPYDTVAVVSAEGDTSLIDMDDPSTYKILYDSTVYYKVDSVGRREYGRSYGILKNERSRTQQFKTTFSPAIIPFLPMTFAFTSSFKQQKTIPDEYNLYDATTVDKNYWTISQTNRFEFAPSFRLVEFLKLFGDKNAAQSFFEKLRWRDVKATWTVDLSTVGENFTLSQLYEEQGVTPLQYYLYGLGIGNGYRNRGIWNIVSGDMGLDHRNDYTGFAEYRNSHVDTLVYQGNFTHSVDRTLNLSTGFTLPIWSIGVVADMQWKQNFSQSREYPLYTDSVIVWPKWGVGITVPNFSQRVGFLNGFRSVSTMHRVDYTYTRSVKPFQSAEDSWTTTWNFNPLIRISFLTQQNIRIEDNTFLRLEFTDRRPKMEVISQTNWPNTVVDETDTTKYFYTPWIHTALYKDYGYNVGNDLTISYPLKTKRGFQFWKWYFKLKNDIDLRLTAGYEYKKTIRDTYEPEPGYDPWDKESGTDGVYKKWTIEGNDYTVYFPKLEKTDRTVPSRVHEWFVRPSAGYQFNKMASVSAYVEYRQIHEKLDDETAHTEQILSFEIALMLRFN; from the coding sequence ATGAAAAGGCTTTTAGCCGTCTTTACGCTTTTAGCTGCACTGTCTTCTGCACAGGAGACGGCGGATTCCACTGTATCCAAAAATTCTTCGAGTTCCGCGAATAGCGCGGTCCAATACATTCCGCTTCCCCCCAATGTGACGCCTCTTTCGGATATTGCCCCGAAGAGCGGTATCGGCCAGAGTTCTTCGTTAATGAAGCCGCCTCGTAACGAAAAGTACGAGCACAACATTGATTTTGAAAATCGTGAAATGGAAGTGAAGAAGAGTTACGTGAATCCGCTGAGCCGTGACACGATGGAACTCTGGTCTTCGAACTATCCGGAAATCGCGACCTATGTGACGGATATGTATGCGGCGGGCTTTAACCGCCTGTGGACCAACTCTTTTGCGGGCCAGAGCAGCGGTGGGTACTCCGAACCGGAGTCCGGCACGCTTTACGATATCGATATTCCAATCAACATGCCTTCCTGGATGAAGGATTTTGGTTTTGACAAGCCGAAGCTTATGCTGCAGGGTACGATGGACATCCGTCTTTCGGGCCGCGGTGAAAAGGATGATGCTCCGGGTAGCACGAAGGACAATCTGTTCCCGAGCCCGACGCTTTCCTATGACCCGAGTTTCATGGTGAAGGGTAAGATCGGTCCGTACATCACGGTGGAAGTGAATAACGTGGAAAGCGGTCTCGGGGCGAAGAACCAGATCCGCGTCGTTTACGAAGAATCTTACAAGGATGAATTCGAAGACTACATTCTGCAGCGCATTGAAGCTGGTACGACTTCCCTCGCTTTGCCGGGTACGGAACTCACCGGTTATTCGGAAAACCACAAGGGCCTTTTCGGTATCAAGGCGGAATGGAAGCTCGGCGACTGGTGGCTTACGACGATTGCTTCGCAGGACGGTGGAAGTCAGGAAAAGTACACAATCAATGCAAGTTCGAGTACGACGGAATTTCAGATCCAGGACAAGCAGTTCATCGCTTACCGTTACTACTTCTTAAATCATGAAGCCCGCGATAACTACATCAGCAATGGACTTGCGGGACGTAGCACTTCGAACTATACCGCGACGAATCTGAAGCTTTACAAACGCGCACCGACCAATACGACGACGGACGTGGTGGAAAAGGTGACAGCCGTCTATACGACCACGAGCGGTGCGCGGATCGAAAAGGTCATCGACCGCTTGGTGCCGATGTCTTCGAACGATTATTCTTACGACAGCAAGACGGGTATTGTGAAGGTTCTCGGCGCTTCCAAGAATACGCTGATTGCGGCCAGCTGGTCTGATGACGGAACGGGTCGCATGGGAACAACGATTTCGCATGGATCTCGTGTGGTTTTGATCCAGTGGGACGCGACCCTTTCGGAACTGACGGACATTGACAAGTTGATGCTTCGCAATGTTTATTCGATTGGCATTTCCGATGAAAGCGCTTCAAGCTTTGTCTTGCGTGCTAAGAATAAGGCGGGAGTTTCGGGAACGTATTTGAAGACTCTCGGTCTTTTGGACACGACGACGAACACGATTCTCACGGGCGATGCTACGATTTTTAAGAAGGACGCTTCCGGTTCTTACACGGGTGAAATGTGGCTGCCTTGCCGTCCGCTGTCATGGTATTCGGGGGCGAACTCTTCGGCACGTGCACGTGAAAACTGCTTGGAACCGTTCCGCAACGTGGACTCTTCGGCGGCCATGGCAAAGCTTTATACGCTTCCGGTTTCCAACCTTGGTACGAAGTTCACGAACCGCTTCTACTTTGAAAGCGTCGGTAAGAGAAGAAATTCGGTGATCAGCGTCCGCGATCCGAGTTCGAGTTATTCGGTGAACTCCGGAAGCTGTATGGACATTTCGGAGGGCTCTGAAAAGCTGAAGTCCGGTTCGACGGTTTTGACGCGTGGCGTGGACTACGATGTGAACTATGAGCTGGGTACAATTGAACTTTTGAGCGAAACGGCTCTCGACCCGAACAAGGAAATCACGGTCGAATTTGAATGCGAGCCTTTGTTTGAAATCGACAACAAGGTTTTGCTCGGTGCCCGAGCGGAGCTTCCGCTGACCCGTTACGGATTCGGCGAAGGTTCTCTCTTCGGGATTACGGCACTTTACAAGAGCCAGAGCACGACGGCGAGCACGCCGACGCTCGGCAGCGAACCGTATTCGAGCTTCCTCTGGGGCATGAACCTGCGCTTGCAGGATACGACGCAGTGGATGACGGACCTTGTGAACATGATTCCGGGCATCGACACGAAGGCGACTTCGAACTGGCGCTTTGAAACGGAATTTGCAAGCAGCTATCACAATGCGAACACAAGCGGCGATCAGACGGCTCTCCTTGAAGACTTTGAATCGAGTGAATCGGGACTTGTGTATCCGCTGACGCGCCTTTCCTGGTATCCGGCTTCTCCTCCGGGCGGTGTGGATACGGGGCCGAGCACATACATTGAAAATCAGGATTACAAGCACAAGGGTGAATTTATTTGGCACAGCAACAACTCGGTGCTGTACAAGAACATTTATCCGACCGTTGGCAACAGCGATGTGGACAATCAGCGTTTGACCGTGCTCAAGATGACGCTTCGCCCGAATGACAATTTGGCGGGCAACAGCTGGGGCGGTGTCATGCGTCCGAACTCGAGTTACTACCAAGACTTGAGCGATATGCGCTATGTGGAAGTCGTGGCCCGTGGTAACGTCGGAAGCCTTTATCTGGATTTGGGCCTTGTGAGCGAAGACCTTTCGATAAACGGAGAAGCTCCGAACGGCGAATACGACGGTGAAAACGATTTGGGTACGACGACCGCTTTGCACGATAAGGGCTTGGACGGAGTTTCCGGTTCGGAAGAAACGCTCACCATTTGGGACTGCCGCATGAACGGCTGCGTGAGCACGACCAAGACAAGCGCAAACTCCGATGCGACGAATACGGACATTGCCCGTGATAATTTTGATGACGATCTCGATGACGAAAGCGATCCGCCGGTTTCGATTAACGGTACGGAAGGCAACGCGGGCACACGCGCTTACGATACGGAAGATATCAACAAGAACGGTTCTCTCGATACGGACATTAGCTTTGTGCGTTACCGCATCGATTTGACCGATGAAGATGATGCAAACTTTGAAACTCTCAAGAATGGCTGGCGCAAGTGGAAGATTCCTCTCGACCAGTTCGATACGATTGTTTCGGCAACGGGTGAAAGCTATTTAACGATTCTCGCCCAGGCTCAGTTCTCGAGACTTTGGATGGGTAAAATCAACAACGGAGTCGCAGAAGCCAAGGTACAGATTGTGAACCTAGGCGTGATGGGCAACTCTTGGCAAACTTCCGATGTTGCGAGCAAGTTCAAAACGACGTCTTCGGGCAATTCGCAAACCGCTATCGTGGACGGTAGCGAAGTGGAAATCAAGGCGGAAACGTCGAGCTCCGATACGACTTACCTGAACGTTTCGACCTTGAACAATCGTGAAAATTCGGGAACCTATTACAAGAGTCCGAACACGGCGACGGAACGCGATGCGGAAACGAATGCGGCTCTCAAGGAAACGGCTCTTGTGCTCAAGTACCAGAACCTTTCTCCGGGACAGTCCGTGGGAGCGACGCGCGTCTTCGATTCGGACGAAAAGGACCTGACGAAGTACAAGATGTTGAAGATGGAAATCCATTACGAAACGGAAGCTTCGAAGACGCCGGTGCGATTTGCGTTGCAGTTCGGTGAAGGTTCTTTGGACGGTTCGACGGACTATTACGAATGGAGCTTTAGGCCGGTCAAAATCAACTGTACGGCGGCGGAACGGGAAGCGGACTGCCATGAAAGAAACTGGCTTGCGAACGCCTTTGCCCAAAAGCTTTCTGCGTTCTCGAATTTGAAGAAGGGACGTCGTCCGCCGTATTTGGATGCGGTGGTGGATTCGATCGGCGGTGACCGTGAAGAAGTCTTGAAGCTTGTCGGTAATCCTTCGACGACTTCCGTGGACTGGATTCGCTTTGTGATTATTGCGGACGAAGATGCTTCGCCGGCGGACTTGGAAGGTGAATTCTGGATTGACGACTTGCGCCTTTCGGAGATGGATACCGATTGGGGCTACGCCTTTAGAACGGCGGGGCAGGCGAACTTTGCGGACTTCCTTTCTGTGTCGGCTTCTGCCCGTTATCAGGACGGAAACTTTGCGACGCTTTCGACGACGGGAACTTCTCCGAAACCAGCGCTTTCGGATGCGGCATCGACACTGGACCTTGCGGCCGACGCAAGTGTGAATTGGAACAAGTTCCTTCCGGATGACGAAGGCTTCCACATGCCGATGAGCGTGGGCTACAGCAGTACCACGAAACGTCCGTACTTGAAGCCGACCGATGATCTGGAACTTTCGCACGATAATTTGGGCGACTTTGCCAAGGACGTTTGGGATGGAAAGCTCGTCGTGGAAAATGCGGATGACGAAGAAAAGCTCCGTTCGAATGCGGAATCTCAAGGCTACCAGTCCTTTAACCGCACAAGACGCTTCAGCTTCAGCTACAGTAAAGATTACAAGATGCAGTCAAGCCCGATCAAGGAAGTGCTCTCCCAAATCTTCCTCGAACGTCTGGCTTGGAGTTACAGCTACACGGAAACGGAATCCCGTTCGACGACAGCGGCTGACTCGACCTATTCTTACCACACGATTATCGAGTATAGCCTCGGTACGTTCAGCCGCTTTAATTACAAGCCGTTCGACTTCTTGAAAAAATCCGCCTGGGCAAAGAGCTTTGCCGACGCTTCGTTTGAACCGTGGCCGCAGACGGTGGACTTGACCCTTTTCGATTTGAACTATATCCGCTATGTGAACCAGGAACGCGATCCGGATTTTGCGGAACCTCAGGTGGAAAAGTCGACGACTTATACGATCGACTTGACACATAAGGCAAACATCCGTTGGAACATCTTCCCGTTCCTCACGACAAGTTACAGTTTGAACATTACCCGTGACATGTTCGGCGGTGGCGACCAGAAAGATTTTGCGAAGGAAAATTTCTGGACGACGAAAAACGGTGGCTTGTTTGCCGTAGACGACATCTTTGATTTTGATCATACCGACCGCAAGATCTACGTTTCCCCGGATAGCGTCGTCGTAATTCCGTACGATACGGTGGCGGTCGTAAGCGCCGAAGGCGATACCTCTCTTATCGACATGGACGATCCGAGCACGTACAAGATTCTGTACGACAGCACGGTCTATTACAAGGTCGATAGTGTGGGCCGCAGGGAATACGGACGTTCTTACGGTATATTGAAGAACGAACGTTCCCGTACGCAGCAGTTCAAGACGACGTTCTCCCCGGCGATTATTCCGTTCCTTCCGATGACGTTTGCGTTTACGTCTTCCTTTAAGCAGCAGAAGACGATCCCGGATGAATACAATCTTTACGATGCGACGACGGTCGATAAGAATTACTGGACGATTTCCCAGACGAACCGTTTTGAATTTGCCCCGTCGTTCCGCTTGGTGGAATTCTTGAAGCTCTTTGGCGACAAGAATGCGGCACAGAGCTTCTTTGAAAAGCTCCGCTGGCGCGATGTGAAGGCGACTTGGACGGTGGACCTTTCGACGGTGGGTGAAAACTTTACCCTTTCGCAGTTGTACGAAGAGCAGGGTGTGACGCCGTTGCAGTATTACTTGTACGGCTTGGGTATTGGAAACGGCTACCGAAATCGTGGAATTTGGAACATTGTTTCGGGTGATATGGGCCTTGATCATCGTAACGATTATACGGGCTTTGCGGAATACCGCAATTCGCATGTGGACACTCTCGTTTACCAGGGTAACTTTACGCACAGCGTCGACCGTACGCTGAATCTTTCGACGGGCTTTACGCTTCCGATCTGGAGCATAGGCGTTGTCGCAGATATGCAGTGGAAGCAGAACTTTAGCCAGTCCCGTGAATATCCGCTGTACACGGACTCGGTGATTGTCTGGCCGAAGTGGGGCGTGGGCATAACGGTTCCGAACTTCTCGCAGCGCGTTGGCTTCTTGAACGGATTTCGCAGCGTGAGTACGATGCACCGTGTGGACTACACGTACACGCGCTCTGTAAAGCCTTTCCAGAGCGCTGAAGATTCCTGGACGACGACGTGGAACTTTAATCCGCTTATCCGCATTAGCTTCCTGACACAGCAGAACATTCGCATTGAAGACAATACATTCTTAAGACTCGAATTTACCGACCGCCGTCCGAAAATGGAAGTGATTTCGCAAACGAACTGGCCGAATACGGTTGTCGACGAGACGGATACGACGAAGTACTTCTACACGCCTTGGATTCACACGGCGCTGTACAAGGATTACGGCTACAACGTGGGTAATGATTTGACGATTTCTTACCCGCTCAAGACAAAGCGCGGATTCCAGTTCTGGAAGTGGTACTTTAAGCTTAAGAATGACATCGATTTGCGGTTGACCGCTGGTTACGAATACAAAAAGACGATTCGTGATACCTATGAACCGGAACCCGGTTACGATCCGTGGGATAAAGAAAGCGGAACGGATGGCGTTTACAAGAAGTGGACGATAGAAGGAAACGATTATACCGTGTACTTCCCGAAACTCGAAAAGACCGATCGTACGGTTCCGTCGCGAGTGCATGAATGGTTCGTCCGTCCTAGCGCCGGCTATCAGTTCAACAAAATGGCGAGCGTGAGCGCTTACGTCGAATACCGCCAGATCCATGAAAAACTCGATGATGAAACCGCCCACACGGAACAGATCCTTTCGTTTGAAATCGCTTTGATGTTGAGGTTCAATTAA